A stretch of DNA from Cydia pomonella isolate Wapato2018A unplaced genomic scaffold, ilCydPomo1 PGA_scaffold_49, whole genome shotgun sequence:
CTCTGATACGTTACGGGGTTGTGGCATTTGCAAAATCGCTTTTATCTTTGTTGTATCTGGTTTGATGCCCTCCCTAGAAACGACATACCCTAAGTAAGTTACTTCCTTAGCCAAAAAAACGCATTTATTTTTCCTCAATTTCAATCCGTTATTAAGGAGACGTTGGAAAACCGCTTCTAAGGCTTGTAGATGTTCCGATTGAGTTTTGCCCCCGATAATAACATcgtctaaaaatatttgtacattagGTATGTTACCTAATAAATTCATCATAATACGCTGAAATATCCCTACACTAGATGATAAGCCGTACACTAGTCTATTGTACTGAAACAACCCTCGATGGGTGTTTATAACCGTGTAACGTTTCGAGTCGTCCAATTCAACTTGGTTGTACGCTTGTGAAAGATCAATTTTACTAAAGTACATATTGCCATTTAAATTAACAAGAACATCTTCTATTTTAGGGAGTGGATACCGATCGACCAATAAATACGGATTTAAGGAAGGTAGTTTTATAGTCTGCACAAATTCTAAGCGAACCGTCCGGCTTATTAATAGGTACCAGTGGTGATGCCCAGTCCGAGCAGTCGACGGGCTCGATGACGCCGGCGCTCAGCATGGCGTCCAGTTCGGCGTCCACGCGCTCGCGCAGCGCATAGGGCATCGGGCGTGCGCGATGGAACACCGGTGCTGCGCCCTCCCGCACCCTCAAGGTCGCCTTGCCGCCCTTGTACCGGCCCAGTCCGTCGCTGAACAACGCCTCATATCTGCCGAGCAAATTTACAATGTCTTGTTTACCTTTTCCACTGGCCTCGTCTATTACATAATTACATTTTAACTctggtatttttatatttagttcgACCAACCACCTCCTGCCCAACAAAGAAGTTGAGCCACCCTCTATAATGAACAACTCTAATTGTTTACTGCACTCATTGTAGGTCACTAAGGGTCTAATAATACCTAAAGGCCTAATAGGTGGCCCCGTGTAgtaattgaataccgttttatcgGGTTCTATATTTATATGAGAAAAATATCGGTCATATGTGGCCTTACTAATACAGGAAATTGCCGCGCCAGTATCTACTtccatattaatatatatgttgtCTATACATATCGGTAAACTCACCGCCGGATAGTTATTTAAACATAGGTGATGTAATTCTTCCTCGATGTCTCCGCCGTAATCCTCACTTGGTTCGTGATCGGCCACCCCAAAATGCATGGCActccgcgccggcgccgccgtcGCTGCCCCTCCGCGCCGGCCGGACGCCCGCGCTCCGCCACGGCCCGCGGGTCCCGTAGCCGCGCCCCAGTCCGGGCACACCCGCCGCAAGTGACCTGTACGCTGACACTTGCTGCACACATAATCCCGGAACTTGCAATTCGCGTAATTATGACTGCGTGCGCCACAGGCGTCGCAGTGCCTTTCTTGCCGGCCATTGGAATTTACGTTTCGCCGCTGTTGCGTAACTACAGGCGCCCGCGATTGTCCTCCGCTGAATGTGCCCGATCTCGCCCGACTCGCAAACATAACGGCCTGCATATCTCCCGTCCCGCTCGAACCCGTTACCTTCCCTTGCTCCACTATCGCCGCGTCCCTCTCTGCAGCCTCCAATGATGTAGCGAGTTTGACTGCAGCTGCAAAGGTTATGCTGTCGTCCTCCGCAAAAAGCCGCTGCCTAATCAAATCGCTGATTAAGCCACAAATGAACTGATCCCTAAGGTTACCGTTCAACTCTGAGCCAAATTTACAATGCTTGGATAGCCTTTTTAACTCCGCCACATACGTAGCTACATTTTCGCCGACATTTTGCCGCCTTTGCCGGAACCGGTATCTTTCGGCTAAAACCGACGGTGTTGGCTGCAAATGATGTGACATTAgttcttttattttatctaagGTTAGCTCCGCTGGCTTTGTAGGACTGGCCAAGTTCTCCAGTAGCTCATATGCCTCATCACCCATCGCTGCAATTAATACCGGCACTTTCATGTCGTCTTGCACTGCGTTGACCTTGTAGTACATTTCCACGCGATCCATGTACGATGACCACGCGCCATTGCTGACGTTAAATTCGTGTAGCTTGCCGAtcgacattttaatttatttaaatgtactgCACACGCGAAATTATCACTACCTGTCGCCACTGTAATGTATCCCGAGGGACTAGGAATACGGATAGGTTTCGTCAATAATAGGCACTGTACTTGTTCGAGGATTTATTCCGGACTGACATACGTGACACacgtaaaacaatatatatgtgtctacctacataggtacatcacaaaaaacatcacaCAAAATAGTGTccgaaataataaaacatgatttttattacGATGATTTCCTTAGTGGCGCTGAAAGTGAAAGCAACCTAAGGCACATTTACGAGTTAGTTAAAGAAAAGCTTGCCTCAGCTTGCTTCCCTATTCACAAATTTAGAACAAATTGTCCACAAATTTTCGAAGAGGACTGTACTTCAACTCAGTCATTAGACTTAAATAAACAGGCCAGCGTATTGGGCTTAATTTGGTTTCCTGATCATGATACCTTACAATTTTCAGTGAAATTGGACAAAAATAGCTGTGccataacaaagcgggtaattTTGTCCAATACATGCAAAATATTTGACCCAATGGGCTTGCTCAGTGCATGCAcaataaagctaaaaatattgCTTCAAAAACTATGGATTCTTAAATTATCTTGGGAAGATGAAGTACCaatagatgtaaaaaaaatctggcTTAAATTTTTGTCAAACGTGCATGTTATGGCAAACCTAAAGGTACCTCGACACGTTTTGTGTTCCAGTCCCACTTCAATTCAGATGCATTGTTTTGTGGATGCTTCTCAAACAGCTTATGCAGCGTGTATCTACTTGCGGTCGACAGATGGCGCTGGCAATGTGGCTGTTAATCTTTTATGTGCCAAAACGCGCGTAGCCTCAATTAGATCAATATTGACTATTCCGAAACTTGAATTATCGGGAGCGCTATTAGGTGCGCGGCTAGCTGCCAAGGTCACTAGTGCATTGCGCTGTACTGTGGATCGCAAGGTTTTTTGGACTGACAGTTCCGTGGCGTTGGGCTGGATACGAAACAAACCAAAACTGTTTAAGGCTTTTGTATCGAATCGTGTTAATGATATACATGAATTAACTACGAGAGATTCCTGGCGGCATGTGCCAACTGCCTTAAATCCTGCAGATTTGGCCTCCCGAGGAGTCGAACCTGGTCAGTTGCCGGAACTGAGTTTATGGTGGCATGGCCCATCCTATTTACTGCATGATGAGAGTAGCTGGCCACAGAATATAGGTTCTATAGATACCAATTCACCTGAAAGGAAGAAGCAGAGCGACAGCTCAATATTTGCCATGATTAATATTGAGCAATCGCCCTTGATAGTGTTTGAAAATTATTCCAAggcgaataaattaaaaagaatagTAGAATATATCTTTCGCTTTATTCACAACTGTAAAAACcctaaaactaaaacaatagGAACCTTAAAATtagaagaaataaataatgcattaaCCTACTTAGTAAAACTATCACAAAAACAAACTTATGCTACAGAATTATCTATACTTTTACAAGGAAAGAAGCTTAAAACTAAATCATATTTGTTACAGTTAGCCGTCTTTGTTGATGGCGACAGCGTAATTAGAGTAGGTGGTCGCTTACAAAATGCCGATTGCAATTACGAGAAAAAGCACCCGGTCCTATTGGACGGTAAGCATCACTTTGCACGGCTCTTGATGGAAAGCGAACACCTACGTCTACTACATGCTGGCCCTCAGTTGCTCCTTAGCTCTATACGCGACGAATTCTGGCCAGTTGGCGGTCGGTCTCTAGCGCGTAGTGTCGTTCACAAATGCGTAACATGCGTACGACTTCGAGGTGAAGCTATGAAGCCACTGATGGGCAATCTACCTGTAGATAGGGTCACCTCGTTTTACCCCTTCCAAGTGTGCGGCCTTGATTTTGCGGGGCCCTTCATGATTTCCAGTAAAAAGGGAAAGGGTAACCGCATAACAAAATGCTACTTAAACATTTTTGTCTGCTTTGCAACTAAGGCCGTTCACCTGGAAGCAGTCAGCGATCTTAGCACTAATGCCTTCATCCTAAGCTTACGTCGTTTTGTGGCTCGAAGATGTAGACCGCATACAATTTATTGCGACAATGGCACTAACTTTGTAGGGGCAAATAACGAATTAGCCAGAATGCTAAGATCCGCTCAAAATTCAGTTTATGAGTTTGGCAATGAGGAACacataaaattcattttttctcCCCCCTACTCTCCTACTTTCGGTGGAATTTGGGAAGCAGCCGTCAAATCGGCCAAATTCCACTTGAAGCGAATTATGGGTAATGCTAGTCTGACGTTTGAGGAGCTGAGCACGTTATTTTCTCAAATTGAGTCGATCCTAAACAGCAGACCTCTTACTCCTTTCTCGTCAGACCCTACTGATCTTTCCCCTCTGACTCCAGGGCACTTTCTGGTGGGGCGGCCCATGACTTCACTGCCGTCACCCCCCGTTTGTCTTAAAAACCCTGATAGGTACCAGAGGATCGAGCAGCTGCGCCAGCATTTCTGGCAACGATGGCGGAACGAGTACTTGGCTGAGTTGCAGCAACGTACCAAGTGGCGCCAGAGGCAGAAGGAACTCAAGGTTGGAGACCTGGTGGTGTTCAAGGAGGAGAACACCCCGCCACTTAAATGGAGGCTCGGGAGAGCTCTACACCTCTATCCAGGAGCTGACGGAGTCTGCAGGGTAGCAGATTTCACCACGCAGAAGGGCGTGGTCAGAAGAGCGCTCAACCGAGTGTGCCCCCTCCCCTGCATGAACGATCTTGAAAGCAGCAGCTTTCAAGGGGGGCAGGGTGTTAACGCATCAGCGGTCAAACCAGTTCCGGAGGGGTGAGGACTGCGGAGTATGACGTCACGAGCGCGGCGACCACTCACCGCGCAAACCACACACGGCTCTCAACTACCGCCTCATACATACCTATCATAAATACCTAAATCAttgtaaaatatgaaattaaaataagtaacgTGAAGCAGGAGTTTTCTTGAAGAGTCAACCCCTCAGCTGAGCTGTTCATCAATAACAGCTCCGACACTGGCTTAAAGGTCATGAGTTTatgtttaatttcaataatcataatatagtaAGTTCTTTTTTTAGGAAATCCTGCAATCGCGGCGGGTCATTGATAATGgtgaaacataatttaaaaagtaaggaACGTAGAGACATTGTTGACATGTCTGTGGAACGGCATATAGAACTTTCCTGTGTTGAGTTGGaacaatttataattgtatgcgTGTACAGGCCCCCATCGGCGGACTATAACTTATTTGAATCGGTCATAGATGAAGTACTTAGTAGTATTTTTAGAACtccgaaaaatataattgtgtgtggcgattttaatattaacttacTTGAAAATTCGCCATTTTGTGGaaggttattaaatacttttaaatcctTCAATTTAGTCAATGTATTTTGTGAGCCTACTCGAATCACAGCAACCAGTGCTACATGTATAGATAACATCTTTAGTAACAAGGATGCGATTAGTAAATCTGTTATTAACAACCTAAGTTCTGATCACTGTGGATTAAAAGCGTCTTTCAGCGGGAAAACTGAAGAAATTCCTCAAGATACCATGTGCAGGCCGATTTCCGAAAAGCGCCTAGATTTATTCAATCGTAAAATCACTAAAGAATTATGTTGTCTTTCATGTAATCAGGATAACCCTGACTGTTTGAGTTCCGAGTTgtttaactgtattaaaacggaatttGATGCCTGTTTCATTCAGAAGAAGGTGCAAGGCAAGGCCAAGACTAAATTTTGCGACTGGGCTACGCCGGATATTCACGAGAAAAGACGCCGACTATACGActtgtatgatttaaaagcaaCTGATAAAAGGCCGGAATTTCTGGAGTACGTTAAGAATTTTTCTAAATCTTTTAAGATGATGTGTGTCGCCGCTAAAGCTGATTATTTGTCCAAAAAGATCCTAAGTTCTAGTGATAAAGTTAAAACTGTATGGCAAGTAATCGGCAATGAAACTGGAAAACGTAAGATGAAGGATCCGCACTACACCGTACGAATTGCTGACACTTTAGTAAGTTCTGACCGTGAAGTGGCAGATCATTTTGAGCGGTTTTTCTCGAATATACCGGTAGAAACAACAAAGTCTCTTAATTCATCGCCAGACGTCGCTgaagaaattttgaagacaaatgtggcggaatgtacagaaattttcaaattttcgtatgtcactccgaacatagttcttaagacttttaggtcattaaatataaagaaaacagaagacctatggggtctgtcagtcaaagtattacaaaaaaacaaaaaaaaaaaaaaaaaaaaaaaaaaaaaaaaaaaaaaaaaaaaaaaaaaaaaaaaaaaaaaaaaaaaaaaaaaaaacagtcagtgTAAAATCGTAACTCGGGTTTTCAGATGCATTTTGAGTTTCCCGATTGTCATTATTAGATGTCGAAGGTTGGGTTTCCTGCTCCtctgctacatatatatttgGCTGCCTACTATACCCCCGGTTAAATGAGTAACCGGATCTGCCTCTATAGAATCCTCGGCTCGGATTACTTAACCCGCGACCAATATTATTCTGAGCGTACGTACCTCGCAAGGCCCGGTTCTTGTCGTACGAATACCGCATGTCCATATTGCTGGTCATTCCCCTACGCGGGCTGTAAAAACCACGGCCTGCGCGTGGGTGGTACGATTGACCTGGAAAACCTCTTTGATTGACGAAGATTGAAGGCTCGTCGATACCTCTTGTGGACGATATCTCCTCGTCCTTTGCGGCCTGAATTGCGTCCTTTAATGTTGGAAGGTTCCTAGCTGAGAGTATGAGCCCTAAGTTGGGGTTCCGCAACCCATCGGTGAACCTTTTTACTGCCAACTTTTCGTTGACGGTTTTCAGTACCTTATACGCATTTTGATCGCCGTCAGCTTGAGAAACCGTTAAATCGACAAATAATTGCTCAATTTTTGTACCAAATTCATCAATAGAAAGTGAATGCTGCTTTATTTTCATCAAATTACTGTGTATAGCTGTGCTTGACTTTTTGGTcaggaaattatttttaaggtctGAAATAAGTGATTCGCAATTTGTGTATGATTGTGCCATTCGCAATTTAGCACTTTCGGATAACCGTGTTTTAAGTACGAAATTAACTAACTTAGGAATACTGTCCTGATCTAACATTGATTTGTATAATTCGATAGAATCAATTAGCTTTTTTGTAATATCTTCCTCTCCCGTCATTGCAGGTAAGAGGTGGACCGCAGTTTTGAGGTCGAATTTCTCCATGGTGTTTGACTTTACAATATGACTGCTCgtacaaaaatattgaattttattatatatattttcaattttactcCGTAATTCGTTAATAGCTTCTACTGTATCCGGGCTAACATCTCCTTTCAAAATATTAATGTCTATCACCTTGCAACATGTTAAAAACGTATCATATAACTCATTAGCTGTAATCAGCTTTTCCTTTAACTTTTCTCTTGTTCTTCTTTCAAggcttaatttaaaaagatTTTGCTTAAATTGGCTTAATTCATCATATAAATCTGTAAGTTGTTGAAGCATTGCAAATTTACTCAAGGAATATGACACGCTTCATATTCATTATACGTATAATAGTTAATCTAAGGCATAAAATTAACTCTACTAACTTACATTTTAAACACTGAACTTCACTTCACTTTCTTTGCACTCAGTATCCGCGTGGCACCTACGTCGTAGAGGGCACTGGGTCcatattgaagaaaaaaaaaaaaacgttccgTTACACTTCCTCCGTCGGTTCGGTCTTCCTTCCCCGTCCAAATGATCGCCTGAAGGCCACGTGACCGTTAATTTCCCTTCGGACTATCTTCTTATGGCATCTCAAGTATATTTTATACAGTccgtatataaaaatcaagccAATGATGATAAGTATGGTCAGCAGGATAATATTTGTATTGCTGATATGGAATGCCAAATCCTTCACTGTGGCATTTGCCTCGTTGCTGCCTCCCGACGCTGTCTGGGCGATAATTACCTCCTGTGGTTTAGATGTACCTGACCCCATCTTAACAACACTAGCGTGGCGTCATTATTAACGAATTTACACCATCTACGCCTCAAAAACTGTATACGTGCTCCATTGTAATTGTTCGATTTATAACAAAACACTGTTTTTGATTTCAACTATAGTTCATATAGTATTAGTCTATTTAGTCCTCACATCTTAATTCAACCTTGCACTCGCGGAACGATACCGCTGCCTTAAaaggcagggtcgccatgtacgGACGGCGTTAATGAAACAACAGCTCCGATGAAGATTATGATTTATTCTGATCTAATTAGGCAGGTTACACGATTATATATGCAATGCTTACGTACTAATTATATACTACACCACAATTCCATTATTGAATCGATTGCACCATACTTAGCTGAGATTTTCAACAGATGCATTGATGCTGGAATTTTTCCAGATATTATGAAACATAGCAAAATTATCCCGTTGTTTAAATCATGAACAAGAACCGACTCCACAAACTTTAGACCTATTTGATATGATAATAAGATTATTTGGGGAGAACGAACActagaacaaataaataaatactccgaattatgtaataataaattaaaaaatgtggATTTTCCTGACAGGTTTACTAGGTGCTgtgataatttatgttttaatgtAGATCATAGACAATATATAgataatttgtataataatataatttctaCGCTAAGTGAGGCAGCTACTTTTACTAAACAATTAAGTACTAAACGGCGTTATAAGCACGTTACGGGATGGAACAAATATGTTAAGGATGCTCACGGTCAGGCTAGGTTATACTTTCAGCAGTGGATAGCATTTAACAGGCCTACTAGTGGGCACATTTATGAACTAATGATTCAGTCACGTAAAGCTTTCAAAGTTAAGCTGAAGTGGTGTCAAGATAATCAACAAAAGATTAGATTGGATATTATCTCGACCCATCACTCAGCAAAAAACTTTAGCAAGTTTTGGAAAGAAACGGGTAAACTTAATCCGAAACCAAGCCTGCCTGTGAGCATTGCGGGTAAATGTGAGCCCACTGATATAGCCAACTTATTTAAAGAGCATTTCCAGGTGAAGTCGTCGCTAAGTCGGTCTGTGCCGGTGCTCGGTGCGGGTCCATCAAGTGTGTCGGTTCGTTTCTCGGTAA
This window harbors:
- the LOC133534086 gene encoding uncharacterized protein LOC133534086, with amino-acid sequence MSIGKLHEFNVSNGAWSSYMDRVEMYYKVNAVQDDMKVPVLIAAMGDEAYELLENLASPTKPAELTLDKIKELMSHHLQPTPSVLAERYRFRQRRQNVGENVATYVAELKRLSKHCKFGSELNGNLRDQFICGLISDLIRQRLFAEDDSITFAAAVKLATSLEAAERDAAIVEQGKVTGSSGTGDMQAVMFASRARSGTFSGGQSRAPVVTQQRRNVNSNGRQERHCDACGARSHNYANCKFRDYVCSKCQRTGHLRRVCPDWGAATGPAGRGGARASGRRGGAATAAPARSAMHFGVADHEPSEDYGGDIEEELHHLCLNNYPAI